The Piliocolobus tephrosceles isolate RC106 chromosome 4, ASM277652v3, whole genome shotgun sequence genome contains the following window.
tacaaagaggagctggtaccattgctcctgaaatgattccaatcaatagaaaaggagggaatcctccctaactcattttatgaggccgacatcatcctgataccaaagcctggcagagacacaataaaaaaagagaattttagaccaatatccctgatgaacatcaatgcaaaaatcctcaataaaatactggcaaacagaatccagcagcacatcaaaaagcttatccaccatgatcaagtgggcttcatccctgggatgcaagtctggctcaacatatgcaaatcaataaatgtaatccagcatataaacaaaaccaaagacaaaaaccacatgattatctcaatagatgcagaaaaagcctttgacaaaattcaacagcccttcatgctaaaaactctcaataaattcggtattgatggaactgatctcaaaataataagagctctttatgacaaacccacagacaacatcatactgaatgggcaaaaactggaagcattccctttgaacactggcacaagacagggatgccttctctcaccactcctattcaacatagtgttgaaagttctggccagggcaatcaagcaggagaaagaaataaagggtatttattcaattaggaaaagaggaagtcaaattgtccctgtttgcaggtgacatgattgtatatttagaaaacaccattgtctcagcccaaaatctccttaagctgataagcaacttcagcaaagtctcaggatacaaaatcaatgtgcaaaaatcacaagcatttttatacaccaataacagacaaacagagagccaaatcgtgagttaactcccattcacaattgctacaaagaaaataaaatacctaggaatccaacttacaagggacatgaaggacctcttcaagcagaactacaaaccactgctcaatgaaataaaagagggcacaaacaaatggaagaacattccatggtcatggataggaagaatcaatatcgtgaaaatggccatactgcccaaggtaatttatagattcaatgccatccccattaagctaccaattactttcctcacagaattggaaaaaattctttcaagttcatatggaaccaaaaaaaaagcctgcattgccaagacaatcctaaaccaaaagaacaaagctagaggcatcatgctacctgacttcaaactatactataaggctgcagcaaccaaaacagcatggtactggtaccaacacagagcaatggaacagaacagagccctcagaaataacaccacacatctacaaccatctgatctttgacaaacctgacaaaaacaagaaatggggaaagaattccctatttaataaatggtgctggaaaaactggctagccatatgtagaaagctgaaactggatcccttccttatctCTTACACAAaaagtaattcaagatggattagagacttaaattttagacctaaaaccataaaactctagaagaaaacctagacaataccattcaggacataggcatgggcaaggacttcatgtctaaatcaccaaaagcaatggcaacaaaagccaaaatagacaaataggatctaattaaactaaagagcttctgcacagcaaaagaaactaccatcagagtgaacaggcaacctacagaatcggaaaacatttttgcaatctgcccaactgacaaagggctaatatccagaacctacaaagaactcaaacaaatttacaagaaaaaaaaaacaaccccatcaaaaagtgggcgaaggatatgaacagacacttctcaaaagaagacatttatgcagccaacagacacatgaaaaaatgctcatcaccactcaccatcagagaaatgcaaattaaaaccacaattagatatgatctcacaccagttagaatggcgatcattaaaaactcaggaaacaagagatgctggagaggatgtggagaaataagaccacttttacactgttggtgggactgtaaactagttcaaccattgtggaagacaagtgtggtgattcctcaaggatctagaactagaaataccatttgacccagccatcccattactggggatatacccaaaggattataaatcatgctgctataaagacacatgcacacgtatgtttattgtggcactattcaaaatagcaaagacatggaaccaacccaaatgtccatcaatgacagactagattaagaaactgtggcacatacataccatggaatactatgtagccataaaaaaggatgtgttcctgctcagtgaaataaaagaggacacaaacaaatggaagaacataccatgctcatggataggaagaatcaatatcgtgaaaatggccatactgcccaaggtcatttatagattcaatgccattcccatcaagctaccaatgagtttcttcacagaattagaaaaaactgctttaaagttcatatggaaccaaaaaagagctcacattgccaagacaatcctaagtcaaaagaacaaagctggaggcatcacgccacctgacttcaaactatactacaaggctacagtaaccaaaacagcatggtactggtaccaaaacagagatatagaccaatggaacagaacagagtcctcagaaataataccacacatctacagccatctgatctttgacaaacctgagagaaacaagaaatggggaaaggattccctatttaataaatggtgctgggaaaattggctagccattaagtagaaagctgaaactggatcctttccttactccttatacgaaaattaattcaaaatggattagagacttaaatgttagacctaataccataaaaaccctagaagaaaacctaggtagtaccattcaggacataggcatgggcaaggacttcatgtctgaaacaccaaaagcaatggcagcaaaagccaaaattgacaaatgggataaaagaaactaccatcagagtgaacaggcaacctacagaatgggagaaaatttttgcaatctactcatctgacaaagggctaatatccagaacctacaaagaactcaaacaaatttacaagaaaaaaacaaacaaccccatcaaaaagtgggcaaaggatatgaacagacatttctcaaaagaagacattcatacagccaacagacacatgaaaaaatgctcatcatcactcgccatcagagaaatgcaaatcaaaaccacaatgagataccatctcacaccagttagaatggcaatcattaaaaagtcaggaaacaacaggtgctggagaggatgtggagaaataggaacacttttacactgttggtgggattgtaaactagttcaaccattatggaaaacagtatggcaattcctcaaggatctagaactagatgtaccatatgacccagccatcccactactgggtatatacccaaaggattataaatcatgctgctataaagacacatgcacacgtatgtttattgcggcactattcacaatagcaaagacttggaatcaacccaaatgtccatctgtgacagactggattaagaaaatgtggcacatatactccatggaatattatgcagccataaaaaaggatgagtttgtgtcctttgtagggacatggatgcagctggaaaccatcattcttagcaaactatcccaagaacagaaaaccaaacaccgcatattctcactcataggtgggaactgaacaatgacatcacttggactcgggaaggggaacatcacacatccgggcctatcatggggaggggggaggggggagggattgcactgggagttatacctgatataaatgatgaatcgatgggtgctgacgagttgatgggtgcagcacaccaacatggcacaagtatacatatgtaacaaacctgcacgttatgcacatgtaccctagaacttaaagtattaaaaaaaaaaaaaaaaaaggatgtgttcatgtcctttgtagggacatggatgcagctggaaaccgtcattctcagcaaaatatcacaagaacagaaaaccaacgcCACATATTCTCaccataggtgggaactgaacaatgagaagacttggacacaggaaggggaacatctcacactggggcctgtcatgggtagggggcgaggggggagggatagcattaggaaatatacctaatgtaaatgacgagctaatgggtgcagcacaccaacatggcacatgtatacatatgtaacaaacctgcatattgtacacatgtactctagaacttagagtgtaatatttttttttaggtGTCTTATTGCCATTTCTAAGGTTtgagaagaaagtaaaagtagATGTATATGTTCACTTTGCCATATTTACCATAAATCTGTTAATATTTTACTTGAatacttttctgatttttcatgGGAAAAGATACTTCAGATTACTGCTTTGGATAAAAACAGGCCAAAAACCCTCCTGCCCTATGTTTTCTGGGATTTATATGAGAAAGTacattcattctgtttttcatcaAAGCTTTGACTCAGGTCAGTAAGTTGAttaatcaattttagaaaatagttCTTTTCTctgggaagatttttttaaaaagtcaataaatagaTGGACTTTGAAAGTAGTAAATGCCCTCTCACTGATAATTAATTTTTCATGCTCACAGAAAACCAGCAACTTCCATCTGCAAACAGATTATTTTGGAAGACTCTTGCCTGAAGTTGATGTTTCTTTCTGTTAGCATgggtgtgtccggaattggtgggttcttggtctcgctgacttcaagaatgaagctgcggaccctcacggtgagtgttacagttcttaaagatggtgtgtctggtgtttgttccttcagacgttcagatgcatctggagcttcttccttctggtgggttcgtggtcttgttGGCAGGAGcgaagccgcagaccttcgcagtgagtgttacagttcttaaaggtggcacgtctggagttgttcattcttcccagtgggttcgtggtctcaatggcttcaggagtgaagctgcagaccgtcatggtgagtgctacagctcttaaaggcagcatggacccaaagagtgagcagcagcaagatttattgcaaagagcaaaaagaaaaaagagagctgATTGTCACTGGCTGACCCGGGTTGCCACTGgcagcagcctgcttttattcccttgtctggccccacccacatcctgcagattggtccattttgcagagagctgattggtccgttttgacagagtgctgattggtgtatttacaatcatTGAGCTAGCTAGACACATTGCccagacagaaaagttctccaaggccccactaggttagctagacacagagttagctagatacagagcaccaactggtgtatttacaaaccttgagctagacacagagtactgattggtgtgtttacaaacactgagctagacacagagtgctgattggtgcattcaTGATCCCttagctagatataaaagttccccaagtccccaccagactcaggagcccagctggcctcACCCAGTGGATCCCTCAcaggggctgcaggcagagctgcccgccagtcccgagctgcgcctgcactcctcagcccttgggctgtcgaTAGGACTGGGTGTCACGGAGCAGGgggcattcccctcagggaggcTTGGGCTGTGCGGGAACCCGCAGCAGAGGAGGGGTTTGGGCACGGTGGGTTGCAGGTCCTGAGCCTTGCCCCACGGGGAGACAGCTGAGGCCCGGTGAGAACTCGAGCACCGTGCCGTCCGaccagcactgctgggggacccggagCAACCtttgcagctgctggcctgggtgctaagcccctctcTGCCCTGGGCCAGTGATGCCGGCCAGCCGCCCTGTGTGCAGGGCCCGCCGAGCCGGCGCCTGCGCCCGCAGGAATTCACACTGACCTACGAGCGTCCTTGGCAGCCCGCCCGcgcttctccctccacacctccctgcaagcagagggagccggctccagcctcggccagcccagagatgggctcccacagtgcagtggcaggctgaagggctcctcaatcACCGCCAGAGTAGATACCCAGGCCAAGGAGGCACCGAGAGTGAGGGcagctagcacattgtcacctctcactggcTTCATTCCATTGTTGACAGCCTAGTCTGTCAAACTAGAAGAGCCGCTGACAGAAGTGACGAAGAACCAACATTGcatctgctttatattttttttagtacttgTTCACATAGAAAGTATCCAAGACAAAATTCAAGCTAATTTGTAGCTGTGAACAAATGTTCATAATGTAAGGCATTATCTCCCTAAAAATGTTACCATTTGTATTTGGCAAGTTCAAGGTTGAGAACATCATCAAAAAAATGATCGCAACTGCTATTGAAAAATTTGTCTCTAGGAGCATTTTAAACATGTGTTGAATTTCCCAAATATTCCTAACCTTGGTAGAGATGACCCTCCAATATCTGTTTATGGTTTTGCTTGAAGAACTCTTAGGAAACTCACCTCCCTGAGCAGAGTTCCAATATTGTATTTGAGGGACACTCTCTAAGTCATAAATCTCCTATATCTCTGTGTAATGTCACTTCCTTCCAAGAGGCCTTTCCTGCCCATCCTATCCAAAATAGCTCCTGGCCTGAAGCCTGTAATTCTGTCTTTTGCTTCCTTTATTACACGTATCTGAAATTATGTTGCCTATCATTTGCCTCCCTTTAACTATCTAGATACCCCCTACCAGAGGTAAACTCCACAAAGGCAAGGGCGTTGTTTGTCCTGCTTTTTCTGCACCCCAGCTCCAGCACTGTAGTCTTCACATTTCTTCAGTCTGACTGCTTCCTCAGCCATTACTTGCTCCTTCATATTCTTCCTGCTCCAGTTCACCTTCTCAGAGAGACCTCTTTAGCCACAGTGTCCAAAGTCTAATGACTATCTATTTCCTTCAGGGCCTTCAGTTGCAAGAAATCAAAAGTGACTTCAGTTGGTTAAGCAGAAAAAGAGTAATACAAAGATGTTTTGTGGTTTACAGAATTGTTTAGAGGGCTGGAGAGCTAGGCTTGGGCTCAGCTTTTAGAACAGCATCTAAAGCTATATTGCAGAAGCAGAACTTATCTGATGAAGGAGTAATTCTAGCTACCAAAGGCAAGTTGGCTGTTTTGTGCTGTATATTaccttgtagccccagctactattacaagagggagggagagagagagtgagaaagagataGTGGGAaagagggctggagggagggaaagaaggaagaagggagggagggagaaagagaaattacCTGAACTCTCCTTCCCTTTTGCATCAGTAGCCTCTAATTTAAATTCTAGCATGGCTGTATTATTAGTGGAGCCCAAGTCAAATGCCTGTCTCTAGCTGGAAAAGAGATACATAAATAACTCCTATAGGGGGAGCTAATCTTTGCCTAATGCCAAAATTCATGCATTAGAGCATTCTTAAAGCATTAAAAAGTTGACAGATGAGTCCATTGTAGTCCCATTCACATCACTTCATTCATTTCCTTCCTACCTCTTATTAGCATATTTAGATGCcctgttatttatatttatttatattttcactagAATACAAGCACAAGAAGGATGGGAattttattagtttcctattggCTGTTGTGATTAGTTACCACAAATTGAGTgccttaaaataacacaaaacctatcatcttacagttctggagatcagaaatTTGACACAGGTCTCACTGAGACAAAAGCAAGATGTTGTCAAGGCTGTGTTCCTTGTCTTATTGCCTCTCTTTCCACTTCAAAGCTAGCAACAGTGCGTTGAgtccctcacttttttttttttttaatgtagacagagtctcactgtcccccaggctggaatgcagtggcatgatcttggctcactgcaacctccgcctcctgggttcaagcaatcttctagcctcagcctcccaagtagctgggattacaggcgcatgccaccacacccagctaatttttgtatttttagtagagatggggtttcaccatgttggccaggctggtcatgagctcctgagctcaggtgatccacgtgcctcggcctcccaaaatgctggaattacaggtgtgagccaccacccctggcctcaCATTTTTAATCTATCTTTCTTTTATCTCCTCTTTCTTCCAGCATGAAAAAGGTTCAGATTTTAAGGACCCATCTGATTAGATTAGGCCCACCTAATCCATGATAATATTCCCATCTCAAAGTCCATACCTTCACATCTGCAaagcctttttttaaatttaattttatttattttattttttgaaacagagtctctctcttttgccctggctggagtgcagtggtgtgatctaggctcactgcaagcgccccatcctgggttcaagcagttcttgtgactgagccttgcaagtagctagaataacaggcatgcgccaccatgccctgctaatttttgtgtttttagtagagatggggttttgccatattggtcatgctggtctcaaactcctggcctcaggtgatctgccaaccttgaCCTCCGAAAATGCTgtggttacaggcttgagccaccgcgcctagccctcAGTAAATATTGATGAGATGAAGGGAACCTAGATAATGGCAGAGTTGGATCAGCTTCTCGGTGCTCTCTGTGCCTTACACTCAGTCAGACTTCTCTGGGGCCAAGTCTGATAGTAGAGGGGGATGTTTAAAAGGCAAAATTCTATCAACAGCCTATTGGGAGAAAAGCTATGTGTTtggagagaagctgaggcagggcttccATGTCtgctagacttgctggctccttgcttctagcactcCTGTTATCTCAAGCAGCCATATATTTCTCATTCACTTGATACACTGTTTTCCTTTCAACTCCCACATCTTCACCacctgtttatttgtttgagcACCAATAAATAGCCTGGGCTCCCAGAGCTTGGTGCCTTCACAGCCTCCATGCTTGCTATGGCCCCCtggtcccactttctctctcaaattGTCTTTTTCTCAATCCTTTGACTCTGCTGGATTTCTTCTCCCCAacgacctggtgttgggtctgatcaccccaacaacAGCCCATATGGGAATGGCTGGCAGGGATGCTTCACCCAGAATCATTTTGATCTGGAATGCTGGGTCCTATATTTTCTACTTGTCCTGGCCATACAAGCCCTTATCACTGGCAGTCAGATGTAGATCATAGAAAAATCCTTGGAAACTTGGAGGTCCCAGTAATGAATGGGAATCCTGAGACCAATCACACTCTTACAAACCAATTCAAGGTACTCTCAATTCAACTAAACCATGGCACTGTAGACCCTGTAAAACATCCTTGTGCATGTGCCGAAGTGTGTGGGTGGACTGAGACCACACAGTTATCATGGCATCTCTTCCCATAGAGTCAATTTTAATACTAGCAGGTATTTTAAAGCATTGcttatatgtaaaacaaacatgaggtcaggtgcagtggctcatgtctgtaatcccagcacctggggaggccgaggtgggtggaccattcgaggccaggagttcaaggccagcttgggtaacatggcaaaaccttgtctatacaattaaaaaaaaaaaaaaaaaaacttaaccaggcatggtggtgagtgcctgtagtcccggctacttgggaggcagatgtCAGAGGATGCTTGAGTgttgaggttgaggctgcagtgattcataatggtgccactgcactccggcctgggtgacagagcaagaccctgtcggaaaacaaaaacaataaaatgcatGAAACTGTTATGGGGTGGTATATAATAATTGCttaaatttttaaggaaaacagccacaatattttaaaggcatttcAGACTCCTGCCTTGACTTACCCTCAACAGTTCTCTTGTACCCTACCATCACTGGTGTAATTCTgttgatggagttttgccactCAAAACTTTCTCCTCTACTACCAGTTAGGGGTACTTTggtagaaaatgtttttttaaaaaaactgttctaAACCTACCTAAAATATCAGCTATCTGGCTCATGATATGGTCTGACATAGAACAGACAGAAAGACTATCCTATGTCAGACCATATCATGAGCCAGAACATATAAGAACATAGAAcagtctttctgtctttctggggCTAGAACAATCACTCATGAAAGATTACTAAGAGGTGATATTTTGTAGATATTATTCAAGGTTGACAAAATCAAAATTCTTGCTTTTTGGGTCTCTGAATAGCACGATGGTGGTTGGCAAGAATAAGCGTCTTATAAAAGGCAGCAAAAAAGAAGCCAAGAAGAAATGGGTTGATCCATTTTCTAAGAAAGATTGGTATCATGTGAAAGCACCTGCTATGTTCAATATAAGGAATATTGGAAAGACACTAGTTTCCAGGATTCAAGGAACAAGAATTACACCTGATGACCTTAAGGGTCATGTGTTTGAAGTGGGACTTGCTGATCTGCAGAATAATGAAGTTGCATTTAGAATAAACAAGCTGATTACTGAAGATGTTCAGGGCAAAAACTGCCTGACTGACTTCCATGGCATGGATCTTACCCATGACAAAATATGTTCCGTGGTCAAAAAATGGTAGACCCATGACTGAAGCTCATGTCAATGTCAAGACTACCAGTGGTCATTTGCTTAGTTAGTTCTGTActgattttatagaaaatataatggtCAGATACAGAAGACCTCTTATGCTCAGCACCAACAGGTCTGTCAAATTCAGAAGGAGATGACGGAAATCATAAACAAAGAAGTATAGACAAATGACTTCAAAGAAGTGGTCAATAAATTGATTCCAGACAACGTTGGAAAAGACATAGAAAATGCTTGCCAATCTATTTATCCTCTTCATGATGTattcattaaaaaagtaaaaagctgaaGAACCCAAGTTTGAATTGGGAAAACTAATAGAGTTTCATGGTGAAGTTAGTTGTTCTGGAAAAGCTACCGGGGACAAGACAGGTGCTAACGTTGAATGAGCTGATGGATATGAGCCACAAGTCCAAGAATCTGTTTAAAGTTTGATTTTAATAGTGGCAAATAAAATAGCCTATTTGTCTGCAGCCAGTTAAGTTAATCGAGCTCTTTTCCTCATGGGGGCTTGGTGTGCAATGGCTGAAAACAGCAGGTTCCTTGGTAGTGTACGCAGCCTGTTTCTTGTATGGGTTGCCTCTAAGGGACCTTGGAGATAGCCCTTTCCAAGGTTATGTTCATGTCTCTGACCTTATGCTGTCCCTGTGTAGGCTGTAGACAGGTATGCAAGGTGCCATTGGAAAGCTTCAGAGCATCATAGCCTGGCTTCATATTGGCCAAGTCATCAGGTCCATCTGCACCAAGCAGAACAAGGAGCATGTGATTGAGGCCCTACACAGTGCCAAGTTCAAGTTCCTGGCTGCCAGAAGATCCACATCTCAAAGAAGTGATACTTTATCAAGTTCAATTTGAATGAAGTTGGAGACATGGTGGCTGAGAAGTAGTTCATCCCAGATGACTATGGAGTCAAATACATGCCCAATTGTGGCCCTCTGGACAAATGACAAGCTCTCTACTCATGAAGGTTTCCACTGTGTGGCCATCTCCTAATGCCAAACAATAAATCCTActttctatcaaaaaaaaaaaaaaaagtgttctattTGTGGGGGGGGAAAATCTAAATTCTTTAATAAGTTTTCTAAGTTCACAGATTCCTGGGTCAATGAATTTGACACCAAGATCCTTAGGCAATAAGAACGCAATGTTTTCCTTGGTCACTCCTCTCCTACTTTTCTCTAGACACCCAAACTCCTAAGGTAACCATGAGCTTTTCATAGTGGCATCATTCCATGGAATTCTCAGTTCTCTAATCTAGTGCCTGACAGGAAATGAGTACTCGATATTTGTTGGCATTGCATTCTGGGACACCCTCCCCAGATTCTCCATGTTCTAAAATGACCTCtcactttttttattgttatttctctgttttctgctCTGCAACCTCACCATGAACAATAAAACTGAGCTCTCACTAACTCCCATAACAGAGAACCAAGAAAATTGATTATTCATCTAAAGTAATTCTTACTAAAATTTGAATGGCTGGAAAGTATATTAgcttatattttgaaagtagaaaagatattcaaattatttcattcaatacGGTAGGAATTACATCTGTTGTGTTCATTCTCAGATCTCTAATTCAGTGCCTGACAGGAAATGAGTACTTGATACTTGTTGGTTGACTCAGAGAATATTTGGAGATGGTAGCTTCGAGTTAGGAAGGTATCTTAGTAGTCAAGTTTTTCTTTCACTGCCTGTGTTCTTACTTATTTTG
Protein-coding sequences here:
- the LOC111544520 gene encoding 40S ribosomal protein S3a-like encodes the protein MVVGKNKRLIKGSKKEAKKKWVDPFSKKDWYHVKAPAMFNIRNIGKTLVSRIQGTRITPDDLKGHVFEVGLADLQNNEVAFRINKLITEDVQGKNCLTDFHGMDLTHDKICSVVKKW